Proteins encoded together in one Thalassotalea crassostreae window:
- a CDS encoding lipase family alpha/beta hydrolase, whose product MKIIVLHGLFMHSLIMRPMAKRLTKLGHQVENLSYPSTKTDKRRFFNTLDKKVKDGPVIMVGHSLGGLVFKDYLKSRMLSVEQVPMVITLGTPHQGAQITKDMAKFNLHHILGSSLQFGLLPKNFEKTWTLPQKLISIAGDLKIGAKPLLDKVWRENIEESDGTVAISETKIPGMAEHIIVRQNHTGLVYSKEVVDIIDKFAKEC is encoded by the coding sequence ATGAAGATAATTGTTTTACATGGATTGTTTATGCATTCATTGATAATGAGACCAATGGCTAAGCGCTTAACTAAGCTTGGCCATCAAGTTGAAAACTTATCCTATCCAAGTACAAAAACTGATAAACGTCGATTTTTTAATACGTTAGATAAAAAAGTAAAAGATGGACCTGTAATCATGGTCGGCCACTCCTTAGGCGGCTTGGTTTTCAAAGATTACTTAAAATCTCGAATGCTCTCAGTTGAACAAGTGCCTATGGTTATTACCTTAGGAACACCGCATCAAGGCGCACAAATTACTAAAGATATGGCCAAATTCAATTTGCATCATATACTTGGCTCGTCATTGCAGTTTGGCTTATTGCCAAAGAACTTTGAAAAAACTTGGACGCTACCACAAAAGCTTATATCTATTGCTGGCGACCTGAAAATAGGTGCAAAGCCGTTACTAGATAAAGTTTGGCGAGAAAACATCGAAGAGTCCGACGGAACGGTTGCTATCAGTGAAACCAAAATCCCAGGAATGGCAGAACATATTATTGTTCGACAAAACCATACAGGTCTTGTCTATTCCAAGGAAGTTGTTGATATCATAGATAAGTTTGCCAAAGAGTGTTAA